The Candidatus Neomarinimicrobiota bacterium genome segment ACTGCCACCACCTCGCCCTGTTGGGGTTTTTCCTGCGCGGTGTCGGGCAATATGATCCCGCCCTTGCTGACTTCCTCTGCCTCAGCCGGCTTGACGACAACGCGGTCTTGAAGGGGCTTCAGTTTCATCGAATCTTTCCTCCGTTTACGGGCAACGAAATTGCGTCTTGAATTTCATTCGGTTTGCAAGTTATCTGTGTAAAATCCCATTCTGCGCTGTTTTGCGGCAGGATTGGGCAGCAAGGAATTTACTCGCGCTCCGTTGAGGGGAACAAGCCTTTCTTAGCACTCTTTAGGCGTGAGTGCTAAAGTACGCGGTGAGCCCACTGATCCCCTCAGGCAGACTGCCCGCCATGCCGCGCCGTTCAGCTCCCGGTGCTGCCGAAGCCGCCGCTCCCCCGGGCGCTGGTGGACAGCTCATCGGTGAGTTCATATTCGATGGGTGAGCCGTCCATAGCCACCAGTTGAAACAGGCGGTCGCCCCGGTGGACGGTATGCGCCGCAGGCTTGATGTTATCGCAGACCGCCAGCAGTTCGCCGCGGTAGCCGCCATCGATAAGACCAATGGAGTTGGCCATGCGCAGGGGCGTTTTCGAGATGGAGGAGCGGGGTATGAGCAGATAGGCGCGGCCGTCAGCGGGTTCGCACTGAATGCCCAGGGGTATGGGCTGGGTCTCCCCCGGTGCAAAGGTCTGATCATCCAGGACGAACAGATCGAGTCCGGCGTCACCGGCATGGAAGTGGCCGTGGTTGCGGTACATAGCGCGGGCCAGGGGGTGGACGGGCTTGAGGTAGAGTTTCATGAACCGGGGCGGTTTGATGTTACAGCGGAGCCGCGCCGGTCGACAGCAATATTGAGCCTGGCTTCCGGGTTCCGGCAAGCGCCGTGACAGCTTTGAATGGCCGGCTCCCGCCCCGTAGCTTCCGCCACCCAACTAATAAATTGGAGCGCAACATGGCCATGCCAAAACACCGTTCGTACAGGCAGATATTCGCTTTGACCCTGGGGCTGGCAACGTGGAGCTGCGGGGGTGAGTCCGCCCGGCGGATCGAATACGGCCTGGTGATCCACGGCGGCGCCGGTACCATCACGCGGGAGAGCCTGTCGCCGGAGCTGGAGAGCGCTTACCGGGCCAAACTCGCGGAAGCCCTGCAAGCGGGCTACGCTGTATTGAGCACCGGCGGAACGGCGCTGCTGGCTGTAGAGCAGGCCCTGGTGGTGCTGGAAGACTCACCGCTGTTTAACGCCGGCAAGGGGGCCGTCTTTACCAGTGCCGGCACCAACGAGCTGGACGCCTCCATCATGGACGGTGCTAGCCTGCAGGCGGGGGCGGTGGCGGCCGTGCGGGGCGTGAAGAACCCCATTCGGCTGGCCCGCATGGTGATGGACGCCACCCCCCACGTCCTGCTCGGCGGGGACGGAGCCGAGCAATTTG includes the following:
- a CDS encoding dUTP diphosphatase, whose protein sequence is MKLYLKPVHPLARAMYRNHGHFHAGDAGLDLFVLDDQTFAPGETQPIPLGIQCEPADGRAYLLIPRSSISKTPLRMANSIGLIDGGYRGELLAVCDNIKPAAHTVHRGDRLFQLVAMDGSPIEYELTDELSTSARGSGGFGSTGS